DNA from Vicia villosa cultivar HV-30 ecotype Madison, WI unplaced genomic scaffold, Vvil1.0 ctg.000924F_1_1, whole genome shotgun sequence:
aaacatgtttcaaaacttcctccacagacagagaagtcgtccataaagacctccattattccatctaggaagtcggcaaatattgccatcatgcatctttggaaggtcgcgggtgcattgcagagtccaaaaggcattcgtctataagcgaatgtaccataaggacaggtgaatgtggtcttctcttggtcgtcagggtggataggaatttggaaaaatccggagtatccatccagatagcaaaaatgtgagtgtttagctaagcgttcgagcatttgatctatgaaaggtaaagggaaatggtcttttcgggtagctttatttagcttcctatagtcaatgcacattctccatccagtttgggtacgttgtgctacagattctccttttgcgttagtgattacagtgactcctcctttctttggtacgacgtgaacggggctaacccatttactatcggatataggatatattattccagcttctagcagtttttggatttcctttttaaccacatcgctcataatagggtttattcgcctttgatgttccctagaggttttactatcgtcttcgagcatgatgcggtgcatacacagagaagggcttatacctttcagatctgatatgttgtatcctaaagcggtggggtattttcttaggacattaagtaatttttcagtctcggttcgtcctaagttggcgttcactataactggtcggtttagttcttcgtctagaaattcgtatctaagatcggtagggagtgtcttcagctctatagcaggtttcttaggtccaggtataggatcaggggttaaagctaagcattcactcaggtggttatcttgatattcctcacgccagttgtcatcttcaaaaattggcggcataggaatccttagggtttcggtttccttatttggttcggattttatttccttgacacactcgtcgattatgtcagcagaacagcatgtgtcaattatagaaggtgcttttaggaattgggaaaggataaattctattttctcttctcctacttcgaaagtaagctttcctcgctttacatctataattgcaccagcggtcgctaaaaatggtcttcctaaaatgatcgggatgttagaatcttcttggatatccataatgatgaagtcggtcgggatgtagaattgacctacacgaacagggatattctctaacattcctacaggatatttaactgaacggtctgctagttgaagagacattcttgttgctttaagctcacctagattgagtttcttacaggtcgaaagaggcatcaaactaacactagctcctaaatcgcacaaggctttctctatgatggtttttccaattacgcagggtatagagaaactaccagggtctttcagttttggaggcatgttgttttggatgatagcgctacattcagcggtaagcgttatagtttcgttatcctcgagcttctttttgtttgataagatttcttttaagaacttagcgtacgaaggcatctcagttatggcttctgtgaatggtatggttatgtttaattgcttcagaagttctacaaatcttttaaattgcgcttcagtttttgatttggctaatctttgagggtaaggaattggtggcttataaggtggtggtggaacataaggtttctctttttcgggttccacttcgttattgttctctttagtcttagcagtttgttcgtcggttgttttcttttgggtttcctttggctcttgttgtgacatgggtacgttttgggttctaggatctatgggtccatcgtaattagttccacttcgtagtgttgtcgcgttcgcatgtcctttaggattaggttgtggttgagcaggaaacgtgccagcaggggcagcagtaggttcttgttgttgagctacttgtgagatttgagtttctaacattttgttatgcgtagctaaagcatctactttgttcgatagttgttttagttgctcgctattgtggatgttttgattcaggaagtctttattggtttgttgttgggaagctataaagttctccatcatgatttctaggtttgacttcctaggggtgttttgagcagctacaggcgctttttggtagccaggtggtacagcaggtgcttgtccaggcgcgtacaacgcattgttgttcttataagaaaagttcgggtggtttttccatccagggttgtacgtgttagaataagggtttccttgagcgtaatttacttgatcagatgggactccagtcaagagttggcattcagcaactacatgcccagtcaatccacaaatctcgcagttaggtgctacagcggcagcggtggctgaaggagtgatggttaaattctcgatcttttgagttaaagcgtctactttagcgttaacgcggtctataccactaatttcgtacattcctcctttggtttgggctttctctagagcggcgcgttctcctccccattggtaatggttttgtgccatgttctctatgagtttgtatgcttcatcatggggtttgtccattagtgctccgccagcagcggcatctatagtcattttagtgttatataagagaccaccataaaaggtatggatgatcagccatggttcgagtccatgatgagggcatattctaagcatgtccttgtaacgttcccaagcttcgaagagcgattcgttatctttctgggtaaatccgttgatttgacctctaagcatagcagtcttgctaggcggaaagtatctcgctaagaatactctcttcaattcgtcccacgtagttatggaattggaaggcagggattgaagccacgctctcgctctatctctcaaggagaaagggaaaaggcgtaatcgaatagcttcggaactaacgttgttggctttgatagtgtcggcgtattgcacgaacacggataaatggagattggggtcgtctacagggcttccagagaattgattctgttgaacagcttggaccagtgaaggtttcagttcgaaattgttcgcttcaatcgcaggtggtgcgatacttgaatgcggttcagcgcgcgaaggagcggcatagtctctaagaggacgaatagcagccatctctaacttcggggtgatttgattgatttgatcagtaaaattcaattcctgattaatcggaatttctgctacttcgggaaggttgcgagctcgacgtttaacgttaatgaaacgttcgatctcgttaattcgttgtattaagtctcctccttgtgaacgagtatttggcatacaatcgttcaaaaagaaagggaagaattatcctagtctctacggtgtaacagtgagttacgatatcgacttaaatagtccccggcaacggcgccaaaaacttgatcgcgactttacgtgtctataaatctgataactgcaagtgcacagtcgtgtcgtgtagttttaaaagatatcgaatccacagggactatgaatcgatctaccgttatctaaggttactatgtaaagctaggagtactaaaatttcgattgttcctaagggaaagtggttgtgagaaaataaagaataataataaaagacaggtatcagtatgtatttcgtttaactaaaggtaatccgaaggttcattggcttttgcataattaaattaaaaatctttactaattccaattgattaaaaaatcctcgtctcaaactttcgctctgttgattcagactactatcctattcctaatgtacgctttcgccatcccattagattttagaagagctttttggaaacaatgtaattaataaaatgcctattttacgaggttgttatctatttaaatctcctaatctcaaactttcgctctgttgactcggaacatgctaatatccctaacgtacgctttcgccatcccgctcgggtgtaaaaacactttttgaaaataaataagttccaattagttttaatacgctttcgccatccttaaaactaatgtcctatgtctactatccagttaaagatctcaaactttcgctctattgattttaacctttgaccgtcttaacccctcaaactttcgctctattggttttaagacttactaattaaattagacatataaaccaaaaataagtgataattaataaaacataatttaagccaatttatttcggatccctacggttaacttactttacataccgacacctttagtattttagccagacatatcaatacgattaaacatacatatatcggttcggttcataataataagcatattaaatggcatataatatatcatgcagataaataatataaataaggcggtaaataaaaaacctgaattaaaataaatctggattgaattgaatcttgaagtactcgaacttccaccacaggttggctggatcgttcttcggaatttaaatggcagaaaataaaaacaaggaaataaagcgataaatctaacgtaaggctagatctatgaaaagttcacaacaatttccagtgtagaaatcgttgtgagaaaatagacggttaaatgaaaacagaataaggaaaagcagttcgcggtacaatttcggcagcacttcgttggcaggaaatcagacactttggaagtgggatagcaggtcctatttataggaggaggtttgcagttggaatccgtgaattgaggaactttctgcagactgggcgtggagacgtgggtctccgtttcttcaggaagacttgagacgtgcgtctcaagtggagaaaatcttgggcagttggagacgggcgtctcctcttggtgacgtggctgaagagaacgtggagacgtgcgtctccactcgCTTGCAGGTCTGAGCCACGCGCCTTTTGATTcatggtgggctgaatatctcttttgggccttttgggtcctaattgcacccttctttcacttcagcactcccttttcatcttttaggcataaatattggtcatttatgctcaattttctttccttttcgcaaatagtcgaaattgaagtgtaaaacctgaaataaagcaaatacacgcgtaatatcataataaattaacataataaacggaaaatgctataaatatctatggattttaggctaaatatacgatataaaatcgtgttatcacggCACTGCTGTCCTGTTCTGGTACAGCAATTGGTCGGGGCAGCCAGCACTCATGCATCAATTTCCGGAGCTGTTCGTGCTTGCTAAGAACGACGCATTGCCGGTAGCGGATGCTGGCAGATTTGATGATTCTGGGTGGTGCTGGAAGACGGTAGAAGAGCTGTTTCACAGTGGCAGCAACATCGGTTTTTTATGGAAGGAGCTGATCGATCAAATTGTTGGTTTTCGGCCTACGGAAGGGAGACAAGACAGCTTTACATGGGGCTGCAACAGTGAAGGAGTTTTCAAGGTAAATTCTTGCTATGAAAGATTTTATGAAAAGCTTAAAAGTCCCTCTTTAAATTCTTCGTTTCtcaagaaaattggatttctttgGAGGATTAAAGCACCCCCGAAAATCCTTTTTTTCGGATGGAGACTCATTCATAATAGATTGGCAACGAAAGACCAATTATTAAAACGGGGCATCTCTTTGGTAGATGGAGGGATATGTTGTGTTTTTTGTCAATTGGAGGAGGAAAATTTATCTCACTTAATAGAGGCTGTTTTGTCATTTCGAGTATTTGGAGGAAGGTGTTCGAATGGATTGGCCCGGTTGACAATTTATTATTTGAAGAGTTCAAGGAGTTTTTTGATTTCTTTGCGGTTATTTGGCTAGCTACGGTGTGGAACATTTGGTTAAGGCGTAATGCGATTATTTTTAGAAATGAGTCTTTTAGTTTTACCGAATGTATGTCAGGGATAGTCTTATTCTCTTGAAATTGGCTTCAATCGTATTATGTCATTAGGGATAATTGTAATTTTCACATTTGGAATACCCTTCCTCTCAATTATTTTGAGTAGTAGGAGTtttccttttgtattttttggtTTGGAGTATCCATAATACTCCTTTTAAtcccattgcttattaaaaaaaaaataacataagaCTGCATAGTAAGTGGCATGTACAATATAATCCTACGTGGCATTGATTAAATTAAGATAACTTAGGGTTTGTTTCTCATTGATCAAATTAATGACTTCACCAAAGAAGTCATTTTCGTGACTTCACCATAGTATTTTCCATAAAGAAATTGTCCTATTTTTAAACACTTATATCGAAAAATGACATCCAAATAATGGAATGTGAAATATAGTCTTAAATAATAGTATGCCCACATATTTATATTCTTCTATGTAATgtaataaacatatatatatatatatatatatatatatatatatatatatatatatatatatatatatatatatatatatatatatatatatatatatatatatatatatatatatatatatatatatatatatatatatatatatatatatatatatatatatataaaataataccaTAGCCATAAATGTCTTCCTTAGAATGattcaaaaaaaacaaattttagaaaataaagaaaacgtgagtttagaaaaaaaaaaaaaaccctagaaTTCCTCACCACGCATCACTCTCAATTCCTATTAAAATTGAGGAAGAATGCATAACCGGCACGTCAACTTAAGTAAGATCTCATGGTGTTTTGTGTTGAACTTTCGTAACACAGAAATACATATTTTCGTTTATTAGGGTTCACTTTCAACACTGCGTAAGTTCCCATGAATCTTCCGAAAACCAAGTCACGTAAATCCAACCGCACTCCGATAACGTCAGTAGTATTCCTCCCTGAAGAACTCACCGTACATATACTATCGTTCCTTCCGGTTAAATCTTTGATGCAATTCAGATGTGTCAGTAAAGCATGGAACACCTTCATCTCCGATCCTGAATTCATCAAATTACATCTTCAACAATCAAAGAAAAACAGAAACCTCACACAAATCCTGTGCATGTCTCTCGGTCCTGATATCCTACGCTTTCCCCTCAATACTTTACTAAACAATCCTTCCATAATCCATTCCACCCAACGTTACTCCCCATCCAACCCCAAATACTGGTACAAATTCATTGGTTCCTGCAACGGATTATTCTGTTTCTCTGTTTTTTCATTGAAGGATCATCAAAGGCAAAAGACCTTGTTTCAGTTATGGAACCCAGCCACCAACACATCATCTATTATATTTAAGAAACACTTGGATTATCTATGGTTTTCCAAGTGTTCATTTGGTTACGATAATTTAACTGATACTTATAAGATTGTGTATTTCCATCCCAATAAGTTTGAAATACTTAGCTTCGGCTGTAATGTTAGGAAAATTATTCAACTTCCTAACTTGGTTCCTTTAAATTGTTGGGATCGTGTTCCAACTAAACGCGTCTTTCTCAATGAAGATGTATCTTTGAATGACACTATCATCTTGTTGGCCCGAGATATTGCTCAACAAATTGTGATTATCTCGTTGAATCTGAGTACCGACACATATAGCAAGTTACTTCCCCCTCAAGATTTTGTTGAAGtttcacttcattccccaactcTTCATGTGTTAGAAGACTCTCTCTATTTTAGTCACCATACTCAAGAAACCCATTTTATTATATGGAAGATGTCGGAATTTGGAATTGAAAATTCTTGGACTCAATTTCTTAAAGTAAGTTATCAGGATTTGaatattcctaatcaagataaatATTTTCTAGCCCCTTTGTGCCTTTACGAGAGTGGTGTCGCACTAGTACAAGCAGCAAACAGTGGTCGAACGGAAGTGATTCTCTATAATTGGAGTggaaatagaattaaaaaaactAGAATGGACAAGTTAACTTCGTGGATGTTTAACCAAAATTATGTTGAAAGCTTGGTTCCCACTTAGTTAATCTTCAATTGTTTACTTGATTGAATTTATGTTAAAGTTTTATGTTAGTTTATGTTGTTTTAAATTTCTTGGCATTTCttaataataaattttgtgaGTGTTTTTTTATGATAGCTTAGGTTACCATTTTGTATAATACTTGTTGAGTGTTTTCGTAGTCCTTCCTCATGAAATTTTACAATAAGAATATAAACTAAATCAGGTGCTACTATATGATTTTCCATAAATAGTTCTCCATAATGTATCTAGTAACACTAAATGGATTTTCTAATTTTTGTCCTTCTACCTTTCTGAATTCTACACTCAAATcacatttatttaaaataacttcGCATTCAAATGCCTCGCATAGGATTACAATTCACATTCTTTGAAAGTTGATACGATAAAATAGTTGATCAACTGGGTTGTGCACCATCGATCCATCGGATGAATGTCATAAAAACTTGCCACCATTGAAGCTGGATCTTTTGGGTGCACCATAATGGGTTCCACTCCTACTGCTGTTGCCACCATTGGTGACAAGCAAAAGGACACATCATGGCTAACACATGGTTTCAGCTTTTTTTAGAGACTAAAACTTGAATGCTTCTGCAAATATTACACAGCTTGCACTACAAGAAAATTTGTGATTTGCTACGATGGAAACAATAGCTAATTTGTAGTCAATTTCAATCAAACAGAGTTAGTTGGAGATTTATTGGGGATTGGCTACAATAAACACCGTAGCATAGATTGAGCGGCTAATAATCTTGGCCAAAATTTCCTAGCAAAACTCAAACTAATATATTAAACTTCATAGCTAAACCACAACTAAAGTGTAGCAAAATGTTAGTCTTCATTTATGTTTCCCAACCATACCGCTACAATATTGCCACCAAAATTTCATAGTAAATCTCAAACTAAAATTTatagtttcttttatttaaatttttgtgattatttttaatcaaaactaaTTATTGGGTATGAATAAAGATCAGCATACTGAAAAAATTGGGTATGAAGAAGTAGAAGAAAAGGTTAAAAAAACTACAGCACCTTATCCCTTCCCCAAGAATTAATGGAATGCTTAAAGTAGATATCAAACCGCCCTAATAGAAATAAAAGCTGAAAGGATTAACAtgccaaaatatattttcacACAAATGACGACACATATGTTAATCTCTCTATAAATCATTATCATATGCATAATCTAATATTTTAGTGAtttcttgtatatatattttaagctAAGTTCTACTATTGTTGGTCCGTAGCCTCAAAGGGACTCTACAATTAGAGGGTAAACTATGTGTAGTATGAAGAATATT
Protein-coding regions in this window:
- the LOC131632290 gene encoding uncharacterized protein LOC131632290, encoding MPSYAKFLKEILSNKKKLEDNETITLTAECSAIIQNNMPPKLKDPGSFSIPCVIGKTIIEKALCDLGASVSLMPLSTCKKLNLGELKATRMSLQLADRSVKYPVGMLENIPVRVGQFYIPTDFIIMDIQEDSNIPIILGRPFLATAGAIIDVKRGKLTFEVGEEKIEFILSQFLKAPSIIDTCCSADIIDECV
- the LOC131632281 gene encoding uncharacterized protein LOC131632281, with amino-acid sequence MHQFPELFVLAKNDALPVADAGRFDDSGWCWKTVEELFHSGSNIGFLWKELIDQIVGFRPTEGRQDSFTWGCNSEGVFKDHQRQKTLFQLWNPATNTSSIIFKKHLDYLWFSKCSFGYDNLTDTYKIVYFHPNKFEILSFGCNVRKIIQLPNLVPLNCWDRVPTKRVFLNEDVSLNDTIILLARDIAQQIVIISLNLSTDTYSKLLPPQDFVEVSLHSPTLHVLEDSLYFSHHTQETHFIIWKMSEFGIENSWTQFLKVSYQDLNIPNQDKYFLAPLCLYESGVALVQAANSGRTEVILYNWSGNRIKKTRMDKLTSWMFNQNYVESLVPT